The following proteins are encoded in a genomic region of Struthio camelus isolate bStrCam1 chromosome 3, bStrCam1.hap1, whole genome shotgun sequence:
- the COX7A2L gene encoding cytochrome c oxidase subunit 7A-related protein, mitochondrial gives MVPGQKRPSALLCDQHLHTNRPPYRHSWWDYEPSGPCTLRRRKKPSGVLPREASQPGAGVPLGARVPAAATMYYKFNGFTQRLVGATASAAYNPQGLKPIVSTESPALIFGTTTKLASDLPAAGSFLGKNKVPDLQKLFQKADGLPVHLKGGVPDKLLYRTTMALTIGGTIYCLVALYMASQPRNQK, from the exons ATGGTGCCTGGTCAAAAACGTCCGTCAGCGTTACTTTGCGATCAGCACCTGCACACAAACCGCCCTCCCTATAG GCATTCGTGGTGGGACTATGAGCCTTCGGGCCCTTGCACGCTACGGCGGCGCAAGAAGCCGAGTGGGGTCCTTCCGCGTGAGGCGTCGCAGCCGGGTGCCGGTGTGCCGTTAGGTGCGCGCGTGCCGGCGGCGGCCACCATGTATTACAAGTTCAACGGCTTCACGCAGAGGCTGGTCGGGGCGACGGCGTCCGCCGCCTACAACCCCCAG GGACTCAAACCAATAGTATCCACTGAATCCCCAGCTTTGATTTTTGGGACAACAACTAAACTTGCTTCAGACTTACCAGCAGCTGGTTCTTTCTTGGGTAAAAACAAGGTGCCAGACCTACAGAAACTTTTTCAG AAAGCAGATGGACTGCCAGTACACCTGAAAGGGGGAGTTCCAGATAAGCTGCTTTATCGGACCACTATGGCTCTAACAATAGGCGGGACTATCTACTGTCTAGTAGCACTGTACATGGCCTCACAGCCAAGAAACCAAAAGTGA